A stretch of DNA from Vigna radiata var. radiata cultivar VC1973A unplaced genomic scaffold, Vradiata_ver6 scaffold_70, whole genome shotgun sequence:
tgaagagaagaaaaacttcAAGACTCAGCAAAAACTGGATAATAAGGCTCGGTTTATCTTCTATCAGTGTGTTGGACCGAGAGTGTTTCACAGAATTTCAAAGGCTAAAACAGCAAAGGAGATATGGGAAATCTTGCTGAAAACGTATGGAGATGGAAACAAAACCAAGAAAGTAAAGATGCAGGCGTTAAGGCGGCAATTTGAAAGTCTAGTTATGGAGGAGAGTGATACCGTTGCTGATTATTTCGATAAGGTGCAAGAACATGTGAGTGCTATGCGGGCGTGCAGGGATACAGTTACGGATCAGTATATCGTTGAGAAGATCCTAAGAAGTTTTCTAATGAGGTTCGATCATATTGTAATAACAATAGAAGAGACGCGTGACTTGGAGACCATGGAGGTAGAAGAGCTCCAACATTCGTTGGAGGCTCATGAACACAGATGGAAGGAACGTAGGCATTGTCAAGAACAAATCTTGCAAGTCAGATCCCAGATTCATGGAAAGGGAAAAGGGTCCAAGAAGTTTGGCAAAAAGAAGCAGAAGGAGGGTCAAGAACAACAAGAGAAGGACTCCAATGActctgcaaaaaaaaataaaaataaaacaagtcaGATCAAGAAAAAGGCTGGAAGTTTGACAAGAAGAAGgttaaatgttttaattgcCAAAAACTTGGACATTTTGCAAAGGATTGCTGGAAGGGTGAAGGTGAGAAGAATAAACCCAAGAACCAAGCCAATCTTGCACAAGACAACACATCTGACTCAGAAGCAGTGATGTTGATGGCAAGAACAAGCGAAGATGAACTAGAGGAGGCGTCTTGGTACCTTGATTCAGGGTGCTCGACTCACATGACTGGAAGAAGAGAGTGGTTTGTCAAGATGAAGGAGGTTTTGAATGGCAAAATCAGATTTGNCGATGATAGGAGTNTGATTGCAGAGGGGTCTGGTCGGATTGTGCTACGAGATGAAAATGGGAGAGAAGTGNTGATAGATGAAGTATTGTTCGTTCCAGGACTCAAAACAAATTTACTGAGTTTGGGACAACTATTACAGAAAGGTTTTGCAATGAAGATGGAGAATAACTATCTTAGTATTTTCGATCAAAGCAAAAGAATGGTTATTAAGGCAAGTTTGTCTCAAAACAGAACCTTCCGTGTGATAATGAAGGCTGTGAGGCATCAATGTTTTAATGCAGTAGGAAAGTCAGTCGAGTGGTTGTGGCATCTACGTTTTGGACACCTAAATTTTAGGGATTTGTTTCGGATGAGTCAACATTCTATGGTGAGTGGTTTGCCTTTGGTTAACATTCCAGAATCTGTATGTCATGAATGTGTTCAGTGCAAGNAAACANGAGGACAATTTCAGAGTTNTGTGCCTCAAANGACAACAGAAAAATTGGAGGTTGTATATTCAGATGTATGTGGACCCATCCAAACTGAAACCCCAGGAGGCAGCAGATACTTTGTGCTTTTCGTTGATGATTGGACTAGAAAAGCATGGGCTTATCTGATTAAAAGAAAGAGTGAAGTTCTGGAGGTGCTTAAAAGATTCAAAACCTTGGTTGAAAGGTAGAGTGACAAGAAGCTCAAAGTGCTAAGAACGGATGGAGGGGGTGAGTACATCTCGGCAGAATTCTGAACTTATTGTGAAAAGGAGGGAATAATGCATGAGTTGACTCCTCCTTACACACCAGAGCACAATGGCAcaacagaaagaaagaatcgCACCATAATGAATATGGTAAGGTGCATGTTGAAAAGCAAAGAGATGCCACAATTTTTATGGGGAGAAGCAGTGTTGACTGCAACATATATTTTGAACAGAACGCCCACTAAAAGATTGAAGGATATTACCCCAAAGGAAGCCTGGAGTAAGATCAAGCCGAATGTGGAGCACTTGAGAGTATTTGGCTCCGTCTGCTTCAAACACGTGCCAGACCAGTTGAGAAGAAAGCTGGATGATAAGGGAGTGCCACAGATTTTGGTTGGCTATCATCCAACTGGTGGATATAAGTTGTACAATCCAGAAACTGGGGAAGCTACGGTTAGTAGAGATGTGGTAGTTGATGAGGAAAGAGTGTGGGATTGGAAGACTATGCAGAGAAAGAGTATAACTCTTCAGTTGGAAGATGAGACTTCGGGAGGTGAATGTAATCCAGTAGAAGAGAAGCCTCCTGAGCAAGAAAGGAATCAGAGGAGATCATCTAGAACGTCACAGCTACCTTCACATTTGAAGGACTATGATTTGTCCTATGATGCTGTAGTAACTTCAGAAGGGAACTTGGTCCATTATGCTCTTTTTGCTGAAGCTGAACCCGTGACTTTTGAGCAAGCAACTGCAGATGATAAGTGGGTTAAAGCTATGCAGGAGGAGATTATTTCCATAGAGAAGAATCATACTTGGGAGTTGACTGAGTTGCCTGATGGTAAAAACCCGATTGGTTTGAAGTGGGTTTACAAAACTAAAGTAAATCCAAAAGGAGAGATTGTGAGATATAAGGCGAGGCTGGTTGCAAAGGGGTTTTTGCAAAAGGCTGGAATAGACTATGGTGAGGTTTATGCACCGGTGGCTAGGATGGAAACGGTGAGACTTGTGGTGGCTTTAGCAAATCAGTTCAGTTGGTCATTAAATCAATTAGATGTAAAGTCAGCTTTTCTGAATGGGAAATTAGAGGAAGAAGTCTATGTGGTGCAGCCCCCTGGATTTGAAGTTAAGGCGCAACAGGGTTGGTTTACAGATTGAAGAAAGTCTTGTATGGGCTAAAGCAAGCCCCGAGAGCTTGGAACCGTAGGATTGATAATTTCATGAATAGCATTGGTTTTGAGAAATGCATTTTAGAACATGGTGTCTATGTTCAGAACAGCAAGAGAGAAGGGAAAGTTGAAAGACTGATAGTATGTCTATATTTTGATGACATGCTCATCACTAGGAGCAATGAGAAGGtgattcaaaatttcaaactgCATATGTTGAATGAGTTTGAAATGAGTGATTTGGGTAAGCTGAGTTACTTTCTTGGCATAGAGTTTGTGGAAACCGAGAAAGGGATAGTGATGCATCAATCACGCTATGCTAAAGAGATGTTGAAGAAGGCTGAAATGCATGATTGTAATGCGGCAAATACACCTGCAGAAGTGGGTCTAAGATTGGAAATTGATCCAGAAGAAGAGGCTGTAGATGTTACCTACTATCGTAGCATGGTGGGAAGTTTAAGATACTTGTGCAATACAAGGCCAGATGTGAGTTATAGTGTCGGTCTTGTGAGCAGATACATGCAAAATCCCAGAATATCACACTTGAATGCTGTGAAACGCATTTTGAGATATATACAGGGCACACATGGCTATGGCATTCTGTTtccaagaagaaaaggaggtATGGAGGTGAGAATAAAGGCTTATTCTGATGCAGACTGGTGTGGAGATAAAAGTGatagaaaaagaataagaagGTATTTGTTCTTCCTTGGAGACTCCCCTATATCATGGAGTTCAACTAAGGAATCGGTGGTGGCTTTAAGCTCTTGTGAAGCAGAATATATTGCAGCTTGTGAGGCAACGTGTCAGGCAATGTGGCTGAAATCTGTGATGGAGGGGTTGAAGATAGAACTAACGGGAAAGATAAAATCGTGCATTGATACTGCAATAGATTTGGCCAAGCACCCTACTTCTCATGGAAGAAGCAAACATATTGAAACGAAGTTCCACTATATCCGTGAGCAGGTGAAGGAGGAAAAACTGGAGTTGTGTCACTGCAAATCAGAGATGTAGCTTGCGGACATTCTAACCAAGCCTCTCAAATTTGAGAGATTTAAAAGCCTGAGGATGTTGATTGGGGTTACTGGAACACTCTAGTTTTTGGCTTAGGGAGGTGTATTAGACTTTGTAGGGGTACAGGTGTTAAGccaaaaatttaaagtttgtaaagttgtttcttttttttaacagCTGTCTACTTTTTGTTTCGGTGTTGTGTCAAAGGATATAACTCTTTTAAATAAAGGGTTATActctgttttcattttttcaataaGAGATACAGTTTTATTCAGAGTGCAAACACGTTACCTTTTCTCCTCTCTTGTGTGCCTAATCCTTTATTCTCCCTCTGTAACATGCTGCTTCCAGGAATATAATCTGATAGATAGAAGTCCCTCTCCAAGTGGCGGCTGGTGCTTTTTAAAGGAAGCCATCCCGAGACTGTATGCCCtacattgaattaaaaatttagcaCGTCCTCCTTGTTGTCCGTGTGAAGGCTGGATTTGAAGATGGATGGGCTACTTCCATGCGCACCTCCCAAGTTCAGCGCTGCACGCTTTCTccagaaaaataaatacaatctGGGTCGTGTTGCCTTCAAATGCTGCTGGATGGTGGAGTTGGGAAGCTGCAGTTTGCACCGCTGAAGATGTGGCTGCAcccttctttttatttaatccGTGTGCATGGGCTGTGGGCCGTGTGAAGGCTGTGAGCGTTTTGCATCCAAAGTTGCTGGACGTGATGGACTCTTTCAACCCTACTGCATCGTGGAGATGATGGGCTATTGAATTTCTTGGACACATGAAGGCTGGATGGGCCGTGTATTTGGAGATGTGGTAACtgcttcttctatttttttcttccaatcGGTGCCTCTTGCTTGATGCTCCAAGCTCCTTGCTGGATGAAGGTTGGACCGTGAGCTCCTTGGACCAAGCTGCTGGTCTTTCGTATACTGCTGGGTGAAGAAACATTTTGGCAGTGAATGTGGAGTGCAACACATGGGTTGCACGTGAGGTGCTGCTGGAAGCTACCTGATTTGCTAACTGCATTGCTGAATGAAGAAATATGTTTGACGCATGTGTGCAAGCTGCTgcactttaaattaattagcCCACTTCAAGCCCATGAATGAAGCACCGTTCCAAACTTGCAGCTTTCGTGTGCACGGTCCTTTGCTGCCAACAAAATAATATCCAGCCCATGTCTGTTGTTTTCTTTCAGCCCAAATGAGTATTGTTGCTACTTAATTTGAAGGCAAATAAATCTTATTTGTGCTGTTAGACGTAATTGTTGAAGCCCAGGCCATGAAGATGTTGTTTGCAATGTTACAGCAGCTGAATCAACGCATCCATTTTGTTCTCGAGGAAATTGAATCATCCATTCTGCACCTCCATCACGTGCTACTTGGACCGCTTCCTTTTTATTTCTTCCAACAAAGCCTTTTTATTTTAGTCAGTGGGGTGCAGGCCAAGACCATGACAACCTAGCAGCTGGGCGTGTACTTCCAAACCAAATTCAATCAAcgctttatttttcttaacccATGAGCAGCATGCgtttttttctttgcttaacGTCACACCTCCTTCAATTGAAACACCCTTTCAACTCCAAGAATATAGGCTGGGTCgtggatttcttttttttttttaataagggaATGAAGAGTGAAGACCAACCCTTCTTAATATAACCCGTGACAGCAGCAGCTCCCATAGATGGTGGCTAGCACATCTTCATTTAATCCATTGTGCTTTTTATTCCAGCTCGACTCCATGTGCACTCcaaaaattgaaatccatacctcttctctcattttagctcaaaataaaattgatgtggaatttttttttaagtcccAAAATTATTGACCAATACTTTCCCTATAAtcaataatgcaaataattagtcttagataattcaaattaattaaaattggaatttctgatcaaattaagcagaattagcagaaacgggaaaatatcggacatttaagcataattccctgattaaattcggtacaataagctaagtgaaatcaatagaatatcgactcatcacataTGCCTCATCATCAGGCTTCATCTTAATATTCCCTCCAGCTGATGCATCCAACATAAGCTTGGACTGAGTACCCAGGCCTCTAAGGAACGTGAGCACCAATGTTGTTCTGTCAAAACCATGTACAGGCGTCTTTCTTAGTAAACCTTTAAACCTTTCCCACACCTGACCTagagtctcctccatgccctgtttgaatgaagagatctccagctttcgACTGTTAATCTTGGATTGTGGGAAATATTTACTCAAGAATTTAGAAACAACAGCCTCCCATGTTGTAAAGCTCCCCTCTGGAAAGGAATTTAGCCATaacttagcattgcctcccaatgaaaAAGGAAGCAAACTAAGTTTTATTCTGTCATCTGATACTCCACTAATCTTTATGGTATTACATATCTCACTGAACGTTGTAAGACGATTATATGGACTTTCATTTGACAATCCATTGAATTGATTGCTCTGCACTAGATGTATCAATGCAGGATTCATAACCATGTTCAATGTGTTGTCCCTTGGCATAACAATGCTATTAAAATGTTAGGGACCAACAGCATTAGTTGCATCTGCTAGAGTGTGTCTAGGAGCTCCTTGTGCCatctcttttgtactttgagTAGATGCCTCTGGTGAGAGTTGTAAAAGTCCTTCAGGAGAGGGGAATAGCTCTCTATATGGTCTTCTGAATTTCTTCCCTCTCCTGTCACTTAATCCTTCAAGAAGACGTTCATTTTTCTTGATTCTAGTGtgaattgcttcctgcatacacaagaaacaaaaaccctaaaaagcacttttatataaaaaataaaaacaaaaacaaaaaataaaaataaaaatcaagtcaaatttaatcaagttcacactactagaaaagttaaaccaatgagtctccgacaacgacgccaaaaacttgttatcaccctggcaagtgtaccagatcgtatcaagtaataatagatagtaagtccagatatcgtttcccaagggactcttaggcctagacgctcatgtgaattgatttcataatacttgaataaaaaatgaatttaggGTTTGTAAATGcgaaatctaaaataaacataaaaaatgctaaaattgaatcaattgatagataaagatatggatgaatgaagttgttggggtttacggtttcatcgtgatccaccctcctatatctactattcctattagattcaactttattatcagtgttcatgcaactttccaatttactctaaacccgatctctcggtaaaaagagcctattaccataattactagtttactatctctagtctccctagtaattactaatgtaTTAATGACAaacttaaagcaattgatcatcctattcctatctctaggcaatatttcataatcaagagaattcttctcaatTTTAGATTTCCCCGTACATCCCCGTAtctacaaaatcaaagatcatgacattgaatgagttaaacaatgcaagctttaaagtacagagaagaaaactcaaactattgataatacaagtatatgaataaaataggaatttcgatataagagagtttcaaaaggattacatcgttccccaacaacaaagggtttagttcaccattgacatggtgaaactatatggatttaatggaaagaatgaaagaataaaccctagaattggtgaattggagccttagcatccaaaatccgcctccaaggagtgtagaaggtgttctGCCATCTTTTTCTACCAAAATATTACCCTAGAATTTTTCTTAaggtctatttataagctatgaaaaattacagaattttggcccaagcccaactacaacgCTCCGCGCTGGTTTCACTGCTCAGCGGTAAGTGCGACACTTCACTAGGACActcagcgttgacgcccagGCGTCCTACCGTATTGAATTGAAGATCTCAGTGCTCGGCAGTGGCTTTTGGCACTCAGCGGTAGGCACAGTTCTTCATTTTTCCCTCAGCgctggcgcttaagcgtttAACAATGACTTCTTCCATgaggctggcgctcagcgctgagattggcgctgagcggtgggtgggattcttctttttcacctttcttcatcctttcttgagtccaactccttcctacttcaNNNNNNNNNNNNNNNNNNNNNNNNNNNNNNNNNNNNNNNNNNNNNNNNNNNNNNNNNNNNNNNNNNNNNNNNNNNNNNNNNNNNNNNNNNNNNNNNNNNNNNNNNNNNNNNNNNNNNNNNNNNNNNNNNNNNNNNNNNNNNNNNNNNNNNNNNNNNNNNNNNNNNactccttcctacttcattttccatccttcaattctcattaaatcctgtcaaaacaatgtaaaaccaagcataatatctctaaaaccacctttgacacTCATGtaacctaacttaagtgttttgcatgattttaagctcattctaagtcataaagggtgtgttttaatatctatttcaagtataaaaataacgctttttagactgttatcactttctgttttaatcgattagacaacttatgtaatcaattactaCATAATAGTTTGCGTCTGTTAAGCATACAATGAGATATAGAGAAATCTAACATATTATATACTATgttaaatcaattatttcatcCAGAAATGATATGTTCAATCTGTTTAAAGcataattcatttattaataatgaattCTCATATCAAGCACAaacaatatacatataaaataattgttatgtcatttgttgttcaagaaactataaaatcattctcttgttcatcataaaaaacattgaTATAAAGTATAGGTTTAGCTCCCCCTATCACCAGAAGGTGACATGGTTTTTAATGAAGCCCAATAGTCATAATTTCAACTTAAGAAAATGAGTAACACTTGTTGATTTGGAGTGATCAAGAagcatgtttttttaataagttggttgcattaattttattttattttgttgtaaatAATTGCATGAATGGGCTGTTACAATACAAAGAATGTTGATAACTAGCTTTATAAGTGATGGGCTGAGTTTTATTTCTTCCGGGTGACTTTTGGTTATCACAATTTTAGTTACAATCAGTCATTAAGTAGTGGAATCATTATTACCTTAAGTGGAATCATTATTAGTTTAAGTAG
This window harbors:
- the LOC106779945 gene encoding uncharacterized protein LOC106779945, translating into MXGLGGIPQGSYPIFDGKGFDEWHIKMNAIFGFQDIADVVFEGLPELSTKASDEEKKNFKTQQKLDNKARFIFYQCVGPRVFHRISKAKTAKEIWEILLKTYGDGNKTKKVKMQALRRQFESLVMEESDTVADYFDKVQEHVSAMRACRDTVTDQYIVEKILRSFLMRFDHIVITIEETRDLETMEVEELQHSLEAHEHRWKERRHCQEQILQVRSQIHGKGKGSKKFGKKKQKEGQEQQEKDSNDSAKKNKNKTSQIKKKAGSLTRRRLNVLIAKNLDILQRIAGRVKVRRINPRTKPILHKTTHLTQKQ
- the LOC106779947 gene encoding uncharacterized protein LOC106779947 → MNSIGFEKCILEHGVYVQNSKREGKVERLIVCLYFDDMLITRSNEKVIQNFKLHMLNEFEMSDLGKLSYFLGIEFVETEKGIVMHQSRYAKEMLKKAEMHDCNAANTPAEVGLRLEIDPEEEAVDVTYYRSMVGSLRYLCNTRPDVSYSVGLVSRYMQNPRISHLNAVKRILRYIQGTHGYGILFPRRKGGMEVRIKAYSDADWCGDKSDRKRIRRYLFFLGDSPISWSSTKESVVALSSCEAEYIAACEATCQAMWLKSVMEGLKIELTGKIKSCIDTAIDLAKHPTSHGRSKHIETKFHYIREQVKEEKLELCHCKSEM